The Exiguobacterium mexicanum genome includes a window with the following:
- a CDS encoding heavy-metal-associated domain-containing protein: MQKAVIQLETLSCPSCMQKIENAVKGLNGVNHDSLKVLFNASKVKVDFDSETITINDIEKAIEDLGYPVVKSKVKSA; this comes from the coding sequence ATGCAAAAAGCAGTTATTCAATTAGAAACATTATCTTGTCCATCTTGTATGCAAAAGATTGAAAATGCGGTGAAAGGATTAAACGGGGTTAATCATGATAGCTTAAAAGTATTATTTAATGCCAGTAAAGTAAAAGTAGATTTTGATTCAGAAACGATCACCATTAACGATATCGAAAAAGCCATTGAAGACTTAGGATATCCAGTCGTCAAATCAAAAGTAAAATCGGCCTAA